In Holophagales bacterium, one DNA window encodes the following:
- a CDS encoding SDR family oxidoreductase produces the protein MKTAVVTGGAGFLGSHLCEKLLAEGNRVICVDNLITGRRENIAHLEGRDDFRFVLHDVSTPFHLDGPIDYVLHFASPASPIDYLELPIQTLKVGSLGTHNSLGLAKSKRSRFLLASTSEVYGDPLVHPQPETYWGNVNPVGPRGVYDEAKRFAEAMVMAYHRVHGLETRIVRIFNTYGPRMRPRDGRVVPAFVQQALTGAPMTVFGDGSQTRSFCYVDDLVDGIHRLLLSDRSDPVNIGNPHEMTILQFAETIRAAVGSSSPIEHQPLPVDDPKTRQPDISVARRVLGWEPRVSLEQGLVKTVAYFREVVARGAA, from the coding sequence ATGAAGACCGCGGTCGTCACCGGCGGGGCCGGATTCCTCGGTTCTCACCTCTGCGAGAAGCTCCTCGCCGAGGGGAATCGGGTCATCTGCGTGGACAACCTGATCACCGGGAGGCGCGAGAACATCGCCCACCTGGAAGGCCGCGACGATTTCCGATTCGTCCTGCACGACGTCTCGACGCCGTTCCATCTGGACGGCCCGATCGACTACGTCCTGCACTTCGCGTCGCCGGCCTCGCCGATCGACTACCTCGAGCTGCCGATCCAGACCCTCAAGGTCGGCTCGCTCGGCACCCACAACAGTCTGGGGCTCGCCAAGTCGAAGCGATCCCGCTTCCTGCTCGCCTCGACCTCCGAGGTCTACGGCGACCCGCTGGTCCACCCGCAGCCGGAGACCTACTGGGGCAACGTCAACCCGGTCGGCCCGCGCGGCGTCTACGACGAGGCCAAGCGCTTCGCCGAGGCGATGGTGATGGCCTATCACCGCGTGCACGGCCTCGAGACGCGCATCGTCCGCATCTTCAACACCTACGGCCCGCGCATGCGACCGCGCGACGGCCGCGTCGTGCCGGCCTTCGTGCAGCAGGCGCTCACCGGGGCGCCGATGACGGTCTTCGGCGACGGTTCGCAGACGCGTTCGTTCTGCTACGTCGACGACCTGGTCGACGGTATCCACCGCCTGCTGCTCTCCGACCGCAGCGATCCGGTCAACATCGGCAACCCGCACGAGATGACCATCCTGCAGTTCGCCGAGACCATTCGCGCGGCGGTGGGCAGCAGCTCGCCGATCGAGCACCAGCCGCTGCCGGTCGACGATCCGAAGACGCGCCAGCCGGACATCAGCGTCGCCCGCCGCGTCCTCGGCTGGGAGCCGCGCGTGTCGCTCGAGCAGGGGCTGGTCAAGACCGTCGCCTACTTCCGGGAGGTCGTCGCCCGTGGAGCGGCCTGA
- a CDS encoding UDP-glucose/GDP-mannose dehydrogenase family protein encodes MKICVVGSGYVGLVTGACLADFGMDVTGIDKDEAKIAALKRGEIPIYEPGLEEVVARNVEAGRLKFSTDLGPAIEEAKAVFIAVGTPPLPDGSADLSFVRQVAESIAQHLNGFKVIVTKSTVPVGTGQMIEQLVAEQTGGKGDFAVCSNPEFLREGCAVDDFLRPDRVVIGARDPRAVEVMLEVYSPLRVADVPFVIANVESAEMIKYASNGFLATKITFINEVAELCEAVGADVEVVAKGMGLDNRINPKFLHPGPGYGGSCFPKDTRAVARIAHEQGKRFEIIEAVLSANERTQRRMVGKVAEAFGGVAGKTVAVLGLSFKPDTDDMRESPAIVVIEGLIAAGARVKAYDPAAMDAAKPLLSAGVEYCPGPYETCEGADGLVIATEWNRFRKLETDKLQKLLKRPLVVDLRNIYEPAKMAAAGFEYVSVGRPSVAAGKMTAKVGAAG; translated from the coding sequence ATGAAGATTTGCGTGGTGGGAAGCGGCTACGTCGGCCTGGTCACCGGAGCGTGCCTGGCGGACTTCGGAATGGACGTCACCGGGATCGACAAGGACGAGGCGAAGATCGCCGCCCTGAAGCGCGGCGAGATCCCAATCTACGAGCCCGGCCTCGAGGAGGTGGTGGCCCGCAACGTCGAGGCCGGTCGGCTCAAGTTCTCGACCGACCTCGGGCCGGCGATCGAGGAGGCCAAGGCGGTATTCATCGCCGTCGGCACCCCGCCGCTGCCCGACGGCTCGGCCGACCTCTCGTTCGTGCGCCAGGTCGCCGAGTCGATCGCCCAGCACCTCAACGGCTTCAAGGTCATCGTCACGAAGAGCACCGTGCCGGTGGGAACCGGCCAGATGATCGAGCAGCTGGTCGCCGAACAGACCGGCGGCAAGGGCGACTTCGCGGTCTGCTCCAACCCCGAGTTCCTGCGCGAGGGCTGCGCCGTCGACGACTTCCTGCGCCCCGACCGGGTGGTGATCGGCGCCCGCGATCCCCGCGCCGTCGAGGTGATGCTCGAGGTCTACTCGCCGCTGCGCGTCGCCGACGTGCCGTTCGTCATCGCCAACGTCGAGAGCGCCGAGATGATCAAGTACGCCTCGAACGGCTTCCTTGCCACCAAGATCACCTTCATCAACGAGGTGGCCGAGCTCTGCGAAGCGGTCGGCGCGGACGTCGAAGTGGTCGCCAAGGGGATGGGCCTCGACAACCGGATCAACCCGAAGTTCCTCCACCCCGGACCGGGCTACGGCGGTTCCTGCTTCCCGAAGGACACGCGGGCCGTGGCGCGCATCGCCCACGAGCAGGGCAAGCGCTTCGAGATCATCGAGGCGGTGCTCTCGGCCAACGAACGCACCCAGCGTCGCATGGTCGGCAAGGTTGCCGAGGCCTTCGGCGGGGTCGCCGGCAAGACGGTGGCCGTGCTCGGGCTCTCCTTCAAGCCCGACACCGACGACATGCGCGAGTCGCCGGCCATCGTCGTGATCGAGGGGCTCATCGCCGCCGGAGCACGCGTCAAGGCCTACGACCCGGCGGCGATGGACGCCGCCAAGCCGCTGCTGTCGGCCGGCGTCGAATACTGCCCGGGCCCCTACGAGACCTGCGAAGGCGCCGACGGTCTGGTGATCGCCACCGAGTGGAACCGCTTCCGCAAGCTCGAGACCGACAAGCTCCAGAAGCTGCTCAAGCGCCCGCTGGTCGTCGACCTGCGCAACATCTACGAGCCGGCCAAGATGGCCGCGGCGGGCTTCGAGTACGTTTCGGTGGGTCGCCCCTCGGTGGCTGCGGGCAAGATGACTGCGAAGGTGGGAGCGGCGGGATGA
- a CDS encoding HD domain-containing protein: MARSLRRFSLFSQPLDRAVYLAYFLGAVVPLMALAWVGQRFVSPDDVDARLAPLAAFVGLGILSLASFLALRRTTNQALARLDRDNRRLASLLAAAQGLQSTEHDQQAIQGALEAAVRLVGGGWAVYLEAGGREAEPQPRGQAGAGVEAILARSLPELQRLARAASEEARAVHEALPGSALWHGRAVWATAVRCGDETHPRTLLALHAGDGADEQAIVGPLDTLASMLGATLRGLELEEVQRNFYTHATHLLVAALDAHLDYMGEHSADVARYSLRLGRALDLDEDQIKRLHAAALLHDLGMLHIDRATTDLAVLRQHPGLGAEMLRPVRLWEDLAPIVRHHHEWWNGGGYPDGLAGEAIPLESRLIGLVEAYDSMTSATSYQRSCPPDEACERIAAASGTQFDPRLAALFVAMVRRGEMRL; this comes from the coding sequence TTGGCCAGATCGCTCCGCCGCTTCTCGCTCTTCTCGCAGCCGCTCGACCGGGCGGTCTACCTCGCCTATTTCCTGGGCGCCGTCGTCCCGCTCATGGCGCTCGCTTGGGTCGGCCAGCGCTTCGTCTCCCCGGACGACGTCGACGCCCGGCTGGCGCCGCTCGCCGCGTTCGTCGGCCTCGGGATCCTGTCGCTCGCCTCCTTCCTCGCCCTGCGTCGCACGACGAATCAGGCGCTCGCCCGGCTCGATCGCGACAACCGACGGCTCGCCTCGTTGCTTGCCGCCGCCCAGGGGCTGCAGTCGACCGAGCACGACCAGCAGGCGATCCAGGGGGCCCTCGAGGCGGCCGTCCGGCTCGTCGGGGGCGGCTGGGCCGTCTACCTCGAGGCAGGAGGACGCGAAGCCGAGCCGCAGCCGCGGGGTCAGGCCGGCGCCGGCGTCGAGGCGATCCTCGCCCGGTCCCTGCCGGAGCTCCAGCGCCTCGCCCGCGCCGCGAGCGAGGAGGCTCGTGCCGTCCACGAGGCGCTCCCCGGCAGCGCCCTCTGGCACGGCCGGGCGGTCTGGGCGACGGCCGTCCGCTGCGGCGACGAGACGCATCCGCGCACCCTCCTCGCCCTGCACGCCGGCGACGGCGCCGACGAGCAGGCAATCGTCGGACCGCTCGACACCCTCGCTTCGATGCTCGGCGCCACGCTGCGCGGGCTCGAGCTCGAAGAGGTGCAACGCAACTTCTACACCCACGCCACCCACCTGCTGGTGGCGGCGCTCGACGCGCACCTCGACTACATGGGCGAGCATTCGGCCGACGTGGCCCGCTACTCCCTGCGGCTGGGGCGAGCGCTCGATCTCGACGAGGACCAGATCAAGCGGCTGCACGCCGCGGCGCTGCTCCACGACCTCGGCATGCTGCACATCGACCGGGCGACCACCGACCTCGCCGTGTTGCGCCAGCACCCGGGGCTCGGCGCCGAGATGCTGCGGCCGGTCCGTCTCTGGGAAGACCTCGCGCCGATCGTCCGCCACCATCACGAGTGGTGGAACGGCGGCGGCTACCCCGACGGCCTCGCCGGCGAAGCGATCCCGCTCGAATCCCGCCTCATCGGGCTGGTCGAGGCCTACGACAGCATGACGAGCGCCACCAGCTATCAGCGCTCCTGTCCGCCGGACGAGGCCTGCGAACGGATCGCCGCCGCCTCGGGCACCCAGTTCGACCCCCGCCTCGCCGCCCTCTTCGTCGCCATGGTCCGCCGCGGCGAGATGCGCCTCTGA
- a CDS encoding GDP-mannose 4,6-dehydratase: protein MHTLITGGAGFIGSHLTRRLLGQGERVTVLDDFNDFYDPARKRRNVAPLLGREDYRLVEGDIRDAALVDRIFAAGRFDAVVHLAARAGVRPSLREPILYEEVNCIGTLRLLEAARQHGPATFVFASSSSVYGINEKVPFAEEDPVERPISPYATTKRAGELLCFNYHHLYGLKTACLRFFTVYGPAQRPEMAIAKFTDLLARGAAVPLYGNGSTRRDYTYIDDIVDGIVASRDLAPGFEIFNLGGSETTRLIDLVHWIAGELEVEPRVELLAEQPGDVPITFADVSKAKRLLGYSPRVPIREGLRRYVAWYRESGS from the coding sequence ATGCACACCCTCATCACCGGCGGCGCCGGCTTCATCGGCTCGCACCTGACACGGCGACTGCTCGGCCAGGGCGAGCGCGTCACGGTCCTCGACGACTTCAACGACTTCTACGACCCGGCACGCAAACGCCGCAACGTCGCACCGCTGCTCGGACGGGAGGATTACCGCCTGGTCGAGGGGGACATCCGCGACGCGGCGCTGGTCGATCGGATCTTCGCCGCGGGCCGGTTCGACGCCGTCGTCCACCTCGCCGCCCGGGCCGGGGTCCGACCGAGCCTGCGCGAGCCGATCCTCTACGAAGAGGTCAACTGCATCGGCACCTTGCGCCTGCTCGAAGCGGCCCGCCAGCACGGCCCGGCGACCTTCGTCTTCGCGTCGTCCTCGTCGGTCTACGGCATCAACGAAAAGGTGCCCTTCGCCGAGGAGGATCCGGTCGAGCGGCCGATCTCGCCCTACGCGACGACCAAGCGCGCCGGCGAGCTGCTCTGCTTCAACTACCACCACCTCTACGGCCTGAAGACCGCCTGCCTGCGCTTCTTCACCGTCTACGGTCCGGCGCAGCGCCCGGAGATGGCGATCGCCAAGTTCACCGATCTGCTGGCGCGCGGTGCGGCGGTGCCGCTCTACGGCAACGGCAGCACGCGGCGCGACTACACCTACATCGACGACATCGTCGACGGGATCGTCGCGTCGCGCGACCTGGCGCCGGGCTTCGAGATCTTCAACCTCGGCGGCTCGGAGACGACGCGCCTCATCGACCTCGTCCACTGGATCGCCGGCGAGCTCGAGGTCGAGCCGCGCGTCGAGCTGCTCGCCGAACAGCCCGGCGACGTGCCGATCACCTTTGCCGACGTCTCGAAGGCCAAGCGGCTGCTCGGCTACTCTCCCCGCGTGCCGATCCGCGAGGGGCTGCGCCGCTACGTCGCCTGGTACCGCGAGAGCGGCTCCTGA
- a CDS encoding MCE family protein — MNPERRRELRVGLFVALALVLLSALVIVLGREQNLFTPKARYIVHFRDVSGLRAGSSVHLNGVQVGRIETIVLPTDTGERLLEVRIAIDRRYSQRVRLDSLARIKTLGLLGDKFLEITSGSPASAEVPIRGEIRAAESTNVDRLVASGEDVMDNVVTISHSLDAILARAERGEGILGQLLRTPASGVDVGDEAVATLRSVRQAADEIASGKGALHRLTSDRQLADRLASAVERLDRVLAKAEGGDGLVPALLDDRQMRERLETTLARLSQAADDLAATTAALRQGDALLPRMVHDEAWGREVTEELRLLVRTLREVAEKLDRGDGTAARLLNDPSVAEALDDILVGVNESRLLRWLVRNRQKAGIAQRFAAEKAAADRPAPESTPAPPPATPAPDGGLR, encoded by the coding sequence ATGAACCCTGAACGACGCCGGGAGCTCCGCGTCGGACTCTTCGTGGCGCTCGCCCTGGTCCTGCTTTCCGCCCTGGTGATCGTCCTCGGTCGCGAGCAGAACCTGTTCACGCCGAAGGCGCGCTACATCGTCCACTTCCGCGACGTCAGCGGCTTGCGGGCCGGCTCGAGCGTCCACCTCAACGGCGTCCAGGTCGGCCGGATCGAGACGATCGTGCTGCCGACCGACACCGGCGAACGGCTGCTCGAGGTGCGCATCGCCATCGACCGGCGCTACTCCCAACGCGTCCGTCTCGACTCGCTCGCACGGATCAAGACGCTCGGCCTCCTGGGCGACAAGTTCCTCGAGATCACCTCGGGCTCGCCCGCTTCGGCCGAGGTGCCGATTCGCGGCGAGATCCGCGCCGCCGAGTCGACCAACGTCGACCGGCTGGTGGCCTCCGGCGAGGACGTGATGGACAACGTCGTCACCATTTCCCACTCGCTCGACGCGATCCTCGCCCGCGCCGAGCGCGGCGAGGGGATCCTCGGCCAGCTCCTGCGCACCCCGGCCTCCGGCGTCGACGTCGGCGACGAGGCGGTGGCGACGCTCCGTTCGGTCCGTCAAGCAGCCGACGAGATCGCTTCGGGGAAGGGCGCCCTGCACCGTCTGACGAGCGACCGGCAGCTCGCCGACCGTCTGGCCTCGGCCGTCGAGCGGCTCGATCGGGTGCTGGCCAAGGCCGAAGGGGGCGACGGCCTGGTGCCCGCCCTGCTCGACGACCGCCAGATGCGCGAGCGGCTGGAGACGACCCTGGCCCGCCTCTCCCAGGCCGCCGACGACCTGGCGGCGACGACCGCCGCGCTGCGACAGGGCGACGCCCTGCTGCCGCGGATGGTGCACGACGAGGCCTGGGGGCGCGAGGTGACCGAGGAGCTGCGGCTGCTCGTGCGCACCTTGCGCGAAGTGGCCGAGAAGCTCGATCGCGGCGACGGCACCGCCGCCCGGCTCCTCAACGACCCGAGCGTCGCCGAGGCGCTCGACGACATTCTGGTCGGCGTCAACGAGTCGCGCCTGCTACGTTGGCTGGTGAGAAACCGCCAGAAGGCCGGCATCGCCCAGCGCTTCGCCGCGGAGAAGGCGGCGGCGGACCGCCCGGCCCCCGAGTCGACGCCCGCTCCGCCGCCCGCGACCCCCGCGCCGGACGGCGGCCTGCGATAG
- a CDS encoding ABC transporter ATP-binding protein: MGEPLFSVRGLTKRYGGRAVLDGLDFDVARGECFAVLGRSGSGKSVTLRQLVGLERPDAGSIRFDGRELTELAERELYPVRRRVAMLFQSGALFDSMTVGENIAFPLREVGGLPEEAIAERVQDRLTQVGLPGIESRMPADLSGGMRKRVALARAIALEPEAVLFDEPTTGLDPMTSATIGELIRRATRHLGATAVVVTHDLALARRVADRLAFLDGGRFRFLGDWAALDDCRDALVRRFFDAEPEDDDEP, translated from the coding sequence ATGGGCGAGCCGCTCTTCTCGGTGCGCGGGCTGACCAAGCGGTACGGCGGCCGCGCCGTCCTCGACGGGCTCGACTTCGACGTGGCGCGCGGCGAGTGCTTCGCCGTCCTCGGCCGCTCGGGAAGCGGCAAGAGCGTGACCCTGCGCCAGCTCGTCGGGCTCGAGCGGCCCGACGCCGGCTCGATCCGCTTCGACGGTCGCGAGCTCACCGAGCTCGCCGAGCGCGAGCTCTACCCGGTGCGCCGTCGCGTCGCCATGCTCTTCCAGAGCGGGGCGCTCTTCGACTCGATGACCGTGGGCGAGAACATCGCCTTCCCGCTGCGCGAGGTCGGCGGGCTCCCCGAGGAGGCGATCGCCGAGCGCGTCCAGGACCGGCTCACCCAGGTCGGCCTGCCGGGGATCGAGAGCAGGATGCCCGCCGATCTTTCCGGCGGCATGCGCAAACGCGTCGCGCTGGCGCGCGCCATCGCGCTCGAGCCCGAGGCGGTCCTCTTTGACGAGCCGACCACCGGTCTCGACCCGATGACCTCGGCAACGATCGGCGAGCTGATCCGCCGCGCCACCCGTCACCTGGGAGCCACGGCGGTGGTGGTCACCCACGATCTCGCGCTGGCGCGCCGGGTCGCCGACCGGCTGGCGTTCCTCGACGGCGGCCGTTTCCGCTTCCTCGGCGACTGGGCCGCGCTCGACGACTGCCGCGACGCCTTGGTGCGCCGCTTCTTCGACGCCGAACCGGAGGATGACGATGAACCCTGA
- a CDS encoding ABC transporter permease, translating to MSRLFRALSEAGALTLLSVRALRVLLTRPFELRLGLLQMERIGLGSFGVAGITTLFTGMVLALQTAFSLPGLGVKYYIGTVVGKSLTRELGPVLTALIVGGRVGAGIAAEIGSMKVTEQIDALRSMAADPVRKLVAPRLAACLLMIPVLTLYGDLLGIFGGMLVAVTQLDLEAAFYLTDVMDSLRIADVASGLGKSFVFAYFIAIVACHRGLTVQGGADGVGRATTETVVTTSILVLISDFFLTKLFYVLG from the coding sequence ATGAGCCGGCTCTTCCGCGCCCTCTCCGAGGCCGGTGCGCTGACCCTGCTGTCGGTCCGCGCCCTGCGGGTCCTGCTGACGCGCCCGTTCGAGCTGCGGCTCGGCCTGCTGCAGATGGAGCGCATCGGGCTCGGCTCCTTCGGCGTCGCCGGCATCACCACGCTCTTCACCGGGATGGTGCTGGCGCTGCAGACCGCCTTCAGCCTGCCGGGGCTCGGCGTGAAGTACTACATCGGCACGGTGGTCGGCAAATCGCTCACCCGCGAGCTCGGTCCGGTGCTCACGGCGCTGATCGTCGGCGGCCGGGTGGGAGCCGGCATCGCCGCCGAGATCGGGTCGATGAAGGTCACCGAGCAGATCGACGCGCTGCGCTCGATGGCCGCCGACCCGGTGCGCAAGCTGGTGGCGCCCCGCCTCGCCGCCTGCCTGCTGATGATCCCGGTGCTGACGCTCTACGGCGACCTGCTCGGCATCTTCGGCGGCATGCTGGTGGCGGTCACGCAGCTCGATCTCGAAGCGGCCTTCTACCTCACCGACGTGATGGACTCGCTGCGCATCGCCGACGTGGCGAGCGGCCTCGGCAAGTCGTTCGTCTTCGCCTACTTCATCGCCATCGTCGCCTGTCATCGCGGGCTGACCGTGCAGGGCGGCGCCGACGGCGTGGGGCGGGCCACCACCGAAACGGTCGTCACCACCTCGATCCTGGTGCTGATCTCCGACTTCTTCCTCACCAAGCTGTTCTACGTGCTCGGCTGA
- a CDS encoding 1-acyl-sn-glycerol-3-phosphate acyltransferase → MGIAVATITGNLMLVAGSLLFGALALVASAIPPRGDWTFRVARAWARCLLAASFVRVRASWEQSIDPDGRFVLMANHQSLYDIPALLAVWPGQARFMAKQTLFRIPIFGWAMRAGGFIPVDRRNPSQAPEAFAAATARLAAGTSVILFPEQMRSFDGRLLAFQRGGFLLALKSRLPILPAGLDGTRSVQRRGSFLVRPGAVTVRFGAPVETAGRSVREVRLGGELAAEVRQQVAALARVEVAAEESRRSVAPADAAAAGG, encoded by the coding sequence GTGGGCATCGCCGTCGCCACGATCACCGGCAACCTGATGCTGGTGGCCGGGTCCCTCCTCTTCGGTGCGCTCGCCCTCGTGGCGAGCGCGATTCCGCCGCGCGGCGACTGGACCTTCCGGGTGGCACGGGCGTGGGCGCGCTGCCTGCTCGCCGCGAGCTTCGTCCGCGTGCGGGCGAGCTGGGAGCAGTCGATCGACCCGGACGGGCGGTTCGTCCTGATGGCGAACCACCAGAGCCTCTACGACATCCCGGCGCTGCTCGCCGTCTGGCCGGGCCAGGCGCGCTTCATGGCCAAGCAGACGCTCTTCCGCATCCCGATCTTCGGCTGGGCGATGCGCGCCGGCGGGTTCATTCCGGTCGATCGCCGCAATCCGTCGCAGGCGCCGGAGGCGTTCGCCGCGGCGACGGCGCGACTGGCTGCCGGGACCTCGGTCATCCTCTTTCCAGAACAGATGCGCTCGTTCGACGGCCGTCTGCTCGCCTTCCAACGCGGCGGCTTCCTGCTGGCGCTCAAGAGCCGACTGCCGATCCTGCCGGCCGGGCTCGACGGGACGCGGTCGGTGCAGCGTCGCGGCAGCTTCCTGGTGCGCCCCGGGGCGGTGACGGTGCGCTTCGGCGCGCCGGTCGAAACGGCGGGGCGCAGCGTGCGCGAGGTGCGGCTCGGCGGCGAGCTGGCAGCGGAGGTGCGGCAGCAAGTTGCCGCGCTCGCCCGGGTCGAGGTCGCGGCGGAGGAGTCGCGGCGCTCCGTGGCTCCGGCGGACGCGGCGGCGGCCGGCGGATAG
- a CDS encoding Mrp/NBP35 family ATP-binding protein, translating to MSSELEPRLWDALKSVRFPGMTRDIVSFGFVRAARVDAGRAVVELQLATQNPAAAEQIKAEVERVAMGIPGIREVAVDLRVQVPPSRDEAAQRAISADPGLIPEVRAVVAVASGKGGVGKSTVAANLAVTLAAAGHRVGILDADIYGPSVPIMFGITDKPVVMGERIIPFERYGVKVMSLGFILETDTPVIWRGPMVMKAIEQMLGDVEWGALDYLVVDMPPGTGDAQLTMTQKVPLAAAVVVTTPQDVALIDARKGLAMFRKVNVPVAGIIENMSTFVCPHCGQETDIFKRGGGERTAELLGCPFLGAIPLDAAIVEGGDAGMPIAVAQPSGAHAAAFRRVADAVVAEVERTLAARPRIDIS from the coding sequence ATGAGCTCTGAACTCGAACCGCGCCTCTGGGACGCTCTGAAGAGCGTCCGTTTCCCCGGGATGACCCGGGACATCGTCTCCTTCGGTTTCGTTCGCGCGGCGCGGGTCGACGCCGGCCGCGCCGTCGTCGAGCTCCAGCTCGCCACCCAGAACCCGGCGGCGGCCGAGCAGATCAAGGCCGAGGTGGAGCGGGTGGCGATGGGCATCCCGGGCATTCGCGAGGTTGCGGTCGACCTGCGGGTCCAGGTTCCCCCGTCGCGTGACGAGGCGGCGCAGCGGGCGATCTCCGCCGATCCCGGCCTGATCCCGGAGGTGCGTGCCGTCGTCGCGGTGGCGAGCGGCAAGGGCGGCGTCGGCAAGTCGACCGTCGCCGCCAACTTGGCGGTGACGCTCGCCGCGGCCGGACACCGCGTCGGCATCCTCGACGCCGACATCTACGGGCCGTCAGTGCCGATCATGTTCGGCATCACCGACAAGCCGGTGGTGATGGGGGAGCGGATCATCCCGTTCGAGCGCTACGGCGTGAAGGTGATGTCGCTCGGCTTCATTCTCGAGACCGACACGCCGGTCATCTGGCGCGGCCCGATGGTGATGAAGGCGATCGAGCAGATGCTCGGCGACGTCGAGTGGGGGGCGCTCGACTATCTGGTCGTCGACATGCCGCCCGGCACCGGCGACGCGCAGCTCACGATGACCCAGAAGGTGCCTCTCGCCGCCGCGGTGGTGGTGACGACGCCGCAGGACGTGGCGCTGATCGACGCGCGCAAGGGGCTGGCGATGTTCCGCAAGGTCAACGTGCCGGTGGCCGGGATCATCGAGAACATGTCGACCTTCGTCTGCCCCCACTGCGGCCAGGAGACCGACATCTTCAAGCGCGGCGGCGGCGAACGGACGGCCGAGCTGCTCGGCTGCCCGTTCCTCGGGGCGATTCCGCTCGACGCGGCGATCGTCGAAGGGGGCGACGCCGGCATGCCGATCGCCGTGGCGCAGCCGAGCGGTGCCCACGCCGCGGCCTTCCGCCGGGTCGCCGACGCGGTGGTCGCCGAGGTCGAGCGCACCCTCGCCGCTCGGCCCCGCATCGACATCTCCTGA
- a CDS encoding UDP-2,3-diacylglucosamine diphosphatase, giving the protein MATALLADAHLGGPGGPATPLVAELAGLPGRAERLVLLGDLFQVWIGHRKFETADVVAVVEALERLRQRGLEVVYVEGNRDFFLAGSRYSRAFDVVAGEYAFVEGGRRYLAVHGDGLDDKDWKYRFWRRLSKSGPSRLAARAIPGPVARRIVHGTERALAQTNFKHKMRIPEEVVRTYATRRLAEGHDALLVGHFHEERRWSVPGGEVWLLEAWFRTRRLEWLGSR; this is encoded by the coding sequence ATGGCCACCGCGCTTCTCGCCGACGCCCATCTCGGCGGCCCGGGTGGGCCGGCGACACCCTTGGTGGCCGAGCTCGCCGGTCTGCCGGGCCGTGCCGAGCGACTGGTGCTGCTTGGGGACCTCTTCCAGGTATGGATCGGTCATCGCAAGTTCGAGACCGCCGACGTGGTGGCGGTCGTCGAGGCGCTCGAGCGCTTGCGGCAACGCGGGCTCGAGGTGGTGTACGTCGAGGGCAACCGGGACTTCTTCCTCGCCGGCAGCCGCTACTCGCGAGCCTTCGACGTCGTCGCCGGCGAGTACGCCTTCGTCGAAGGGGGCCGGCGCTACCTCGCGGTCCACGGCGACGGTCTCGACGACAAGGACTGGAAGTACCGCTTCTGGCGTCGGCTGTCGAAGAGCGGGCCGAGCCGCCTGGCGGCTCGGGCGATCCCCGGGCCGGTGGCGCGGCGGATCGTCCACGGCACCGAGCGGGCGCTGGCGCAGACCAACTTCAAGCACAAGATGCGCATCCCGGAGGAGGTCGTCCGCACCTACGCGACGCGGCGGCTCGCCGAAGGACACGATGCGCTGCTCGTCGGTCACTTCCACGAGGAGCGCCGCTGGAGCGTGCCGGGCGGCGAGGTCTGGCTGCTCGAGGCCTGGTTCCGCACCCGCCGCCTCGAGTGGCTCGGCTCGAGGTAG
- a CDS encoding MBL fold metallo-hydrolase, with product MRITMLGSGTSTGVPVIGCECAVCTSPDPRNRRTRPSLWLELPAGHALVDTPPDLREQALRFRVSRVDAVLFTHAHADHLFGLDDVRIFNFRQKSPIPCLGSAATLTRVRAAFAYVWEDGQAGGGKPQLELRPVDGPFPLLGAEVVPIPVWHGAMPVFGYRVGRFAYVTDVSRIPDESFDLLAGVEVLVLGALRYRRHPTHFSVAEALDAAARVGARRTVLTHLAHDVDVGRPEVDLPAGVELGYDGLVLDVA from the coding sequence ATGCGTATCACCATGCTCGGCAGCGGGACCTCGACCGGCGTGCCCGTCATCGGGTGCGAGTGTGCCGTCTGCACCTCGCCCGACCCGCGCAACCGCCGGACGAGGCCGAGCCTCTGGCTCGAGCTGCCCGCCGGTCACGCGCTGGTCGACACACCGCCGGACCTGCGCGAGCAGGCGCTGCGCTTCCGGGTGTCGCGGGTCGACGCCGTGCTTTTCACCCACGCTCACGCCGACCATCTCTTCGGTCTCGACGACGTGCGCATCTTCAACTTCCGCCAGAAGTCGCCGATCCCCTGTCTCGGCTCGGCCGCAACGCTCACCCGCGTGCGCGCCGCCTTCGCCTATGTCTGGGAGGACGGGCAGGCCGGCGGGGGCAAGCCGCAGCTTGAGCTGCGGCCGGTCGACGGGCCGTTCCCGCTGCTCGGGGCCGAGGTCGTGCCGATCCCGGTCTGGCACGGCGCCATGCCGGTGTTCGGCTACCGCGTCGGACGATTCGCCTACGTCACCGACGTGTCGCGCATCCCCGACGAGAGCTTCGACCTCCTGGCCGGCGTCGAGGTGCTGGTGCTCGGTGCCTTGCGCTACCGCCGCCATCCGACCCATTTCTCCGTTGCCGAGGCGCTCGACGCGGCCGCGCGGGTCGGCGCCCGGCGCACCGTGTTGACCCACCTGGCGCACGACGTCGACGTGGGCCGCCCCGAGGTCGACCTGCCGGCCGGTGTCGAGCTCGGCTACGACGGGCTGGTGCTCGATGTGGCCTGA